The DNA sequence GCGGCGACAGCACGACCTGATACGCACGCACCACGAAGATGAAGACGTATCTCATGCCACCACCGGAAGCGCCGCGACCTTCGCGCCGAGCCGCGCGACATCCGTGCGCAGCGCGTCGAACGGCGCATCATACGCGCTCGGCAACGCATAGAGCGCCACATCGCGCGGCGGCATCGCATCGAACAGCGCGGGCCACTGCGCCCGCGTGAGTTCGCGCAGGCGGCGCTTGAGTCGGTTGCGCTCGACGACCGTGTGCCGATGCTTCGGCACCACGATGCCCACGCGGTGCGTGGCACCGGCGTGCAAAAGGGAAGCGAGTACCCGAACCTCGAGCAGCGCGGTTCGGACTCGCTTCCCTTCGCGGCGGACCAAGGTGAGGTCAGCCGTGCGCGTCAGCCGATCCGGCGACGCCACGTGCTGGCTCGCCTCAGACGCCTGCGTACTTCGACGGGAGCTTCACCGTCAGCCGCTTGCGCCCCTTCTTGCGGCGCCGGCTGAGCACTTCACGCCCCCACTTGGTCTCCATGCGCGCGCGGAAGCCATGCGTCTTGATTCGACGCTTGTTGCGCGGGCGATACGTCGGCTTTCCCATCGTTGCTCCAGGTAACTGAAATCACTTCGCGGACAGACCGCTAAACGTAGTCCGCTCTGGGGTTTACGTCAACGGGCGCGCTGTGTGTGTGCGCTTGTTCGGACACACGAGCGTTGACTTATCCACAGGCGCGGGGTAGGTTCGCCACCCCACCCGGATTTCCACATTTCGCACCCCCCGAACAGC is a window from the Pseudogemmatithrix spongiicola genome containing:
- a CDS encoding ribonuclease P protein component, which gives rise to MASPDRLTRTADLTLVRREGKRVRTALLEVRVLASLLHAGATHRVGIVVPKHRHTVVERNRLKRRLRELTRAQWPALFDAMPPRDVALYALPSAYDAPFDALRTDVARLGAKVAALPVVA
- the rpmH gene encoding 50S ribosomal protein L34, translating into MGKPTYRPRNKRRIKTHGFRARMETKWGREVLSRRRKKGRKRLTVKLPSKYAGV